In Mesorhizobium sp. M9A.F.Ca.ET.002.03.1.2, the DNA window ACCAGCGTCATGTTCGGCGGACCGAAGCTCGACACCCTCTACGTGACCTCGATGGCAAAACCGCCGCTGCCGCGATTTCCCGGCGATGGCGTTCTGCGCGGCAGCCTGTTCGCGATAACCGGCCTTGGAGTGAAAGGCGTTGCCGAACCACGCTTCGCCGGATGACGGCGGCTGCAAAAGGGGATGGAGGCCAATAGAGGAAACGAGCGCTCGCTCGATTTTCTTGACGATGACCCGATACTTTTCGGCGATCTCGTTCATTATGCCGTAAGTCGGATTATGCCGCATGGCCGAGCTTTGTGGCGAGCAAACCTGTTCCGGGCCATGCGGCAGTTCGGCATAATCGAGCCATCGGGAAACGACGAGGTTTGGTGGGAAGCGGACTGGCGGCTTCAGGAATTTGTCTTCGATTGCAGGCATCGGCGTGCGCTCGCATCGCTGCGATGAACTTCTCAGCGGACTCGGCAACGGAAGCCGCCTGCTCCAAGAACCCGGCGCGTTTGGGCGGAAAAAACTTAGCGACTTGACGAAGTTTTCGCTTGCGCCACCGGCAAATTGCGCGATAGTTAGCGAGATGGCTAAGCATGATCCCAATCTCTCGCTGCTCTTCCACGCTTTGGCCGACCCAACCCGCCGGTCGATCCTGACCCGGCTCGCCGAAACACCTGCGCGGGTAACGGATCTGGCTGGGCCCACGGGACTACGGCTGCCCACGGTGATGCGGCACCTTTCCGTGCTGGAGGAGGCAGGGTTGATCACCACGTCCAAGGACGGGCGGATACGCACCTGCGCCATCGTACCCGAGGCTCTGGATCCGGTGCGGACATGGCTCGATGAGCAGCGGGCCATCTGGAAGGCTCGGCTCGACCGGTTGGACGCATTTGTGATGCATGTGATGAAGGAAAGCGAAGAATGACACAGAACCTCGCTACAAACAGTGCGACCCGTGCGGTGCCCGATGATAGGAAGGGCCGCTTTGCGACGCTCACCTTCCAGCGGGACGTGGCCGCGCCGGCGTCGGTGCTGTGGGAGGCATGGACGGCCCCGGCCGCGCGGGCGATCTGGGCCGCGCCATCGCCCTCGGTCACCGTGGAGTTCCTGGAGGCCGACACCACGGTGGGTGGACGCGAGGTCTCGCTCTGCAAGGCAG includes these proteins:
- a CDS encoding metalloregulator ArsR/SmtB family transcription factor, translating into MAKHDPNLSLLFHALADPTRRSILTRLAETPARVTDLAGPTGLRLPTVMRHLSVLEEAGLITTSKDGRIRTCAIVPEALDPVRTWLDEQRAIWKARLDRLDAFVMHVMKESEE